The stretch of DNA TACTTCGACCAGCCGAACTGGATCGGCATTCCCGGCGAGGATTTGCCCAAGGTGACCCACTACTTCAGGGAAGCGCACCCTTATACCGGTATGGAGGTTGCAATTATCGGAGGCAGTAATTCGGCCGTGGACGCGGCTCTTGAGCTGATTCGGGTCGGCGCTATGGTAGACATGATCTACCGCGGTGACAGCATCTCCGGCAATATCAAGCCTTGGGTCCGCCCAATCTTTGAAAGCATGGTGCAAAAGGAAAAGCTCCGGCTTCATCTTTCGTCCAGAGTTACCGAAATTACGCCGGACACCGTTGTCGTATCTTCCGGCTCCCAGGGTGAATCTTACGCGTTGGACAATGATTTCGTTCTGGCGATGACCGGCTTCAGACCGGACCGCAGGCTAATGTCCTCCATCGGCGTCTTGATGGACGACGATATGGATAAGCCCGTATTTGATCCGGCGACGATGGAGACGAACATTCCGGGCGTATACGTGGCTGGAGTTATCGCCTCCGGCCGTAACGCCAACGAGATTTTCATCGAGACGGGACGCCGGCACGGAGCGCTGATCGCAGCGCATGCGGCGGCCAAGCGCCTGACTGAAGACAAGGAGCGGAATTGAAGATGGACTACACTTCCCTGCTTCTACTGGGACTGGCCGGACTTGGCATTATCAGCAGCAATTCGACCGTGACCATCGCCATGGTGGCGCTGCTGCTGGTGCGTCTGCTCGGTCTCCATCAGGTCTACCCGTGGCTCGA from Paenibacillus sophorae encodes:
- a CDS encoding YpdA family putative bacillithiol disulfide reductase, which encodes MHDVIIIGAGPCGLSAAIECRRQGLSAIIVEKNFIVHSIYLYPTHMQFFSTPELLEIGDVPFTTPNEKPYRHEALVYYRKAAELHGLEIAAYEEATAINRLEDGTFSVKTVNRRGERQTREASSVVISTGYFDQPNWIGIPGEDLPKVTHYFREAHPYTGMEVAIIGGSNSAVDAALELIRVGAMVDMIYRGDSISGNIKPWVRPIFESMVQKEKLRLHLSSRVTEITPDTVVVSSGSQGESYALDNDFVLAMTGFRPDRRLMSSIGVLMDDDMDKPVFDPATMETNIPGVYVAGVIASGRNANEIFIETGRRHGALIAAHAAAKRLTEDKERN